One genomic window of Boudabousia tangfeifanii includes the following:
- a CDS encoding general stress protein gives MPSNNLDFSKSAKQLPNGTVVASFKSHDQAQQALSVLAEAGFPVQTVSVVGTDLKLIEQVIGRITFGKVMAASGAQGIWLGFMMALIAIAVSPQPSWNTFALAMLIGLIGGLLFGVVAYFMRAKQAQVVSQSQVYAASYEVVTDTEVARAIELLAGVQGNMLRNQERANERSREVRNRPPRYGVRLSAKETPAPTEPNPTPVDKPGPRPVLPEHAVVDVAEAATGAMPIVGQSAGDVTPQPVPGDRQGAVMLTPSGRRIPSRRERARLAREAAAKAENGEGVAPQQTSEEASRPEGTEAQPAQSELSAMAAQATEAEVTTEVETERVEAVAAANEAADQAVNDATSETAEAGESVQAEVPAKAVTADEANEGEPPVEAEVTSEVEADRTEAVEEANEAAAQAVKTAPEATDEAADTEQVGDLEASKQEAEDKQLTEQGTAAEAEAGEPAQAEVPAEAVTADEATEDDTPVEAEVTSEVEADRTEAVEAANEAADQAAETAAENADQVMEAAPESAEQATVPQNLAKSLGEVEPSENWEAPAELQSFDQIIAEGSDELEANNSENHDDK, from the coding sequence ATGCCTAGCAATAATCTAGATTTTTCTAAGTCAGCGAAGCAACTACCTAATGGGACCGTAGTTGCTTCTTTTAAGTCCCATGATCAAGCTCAGCAGGCCCTCTCGGTACTAGCTGAGGCGGGCTTTCCCGTACAGACCGTTTCGGTGGTTGGCACCGACCTGAAGTTAATTGAACAGGTTATCGGTCGCATTACTTTCGGCAAAGTAATGGCCGCTTCGGGCGCTCAAGGGATTTGGCTTGGCTTCATGATGGCTTTGATTGCCATTGCCGTTTCTCCACAGCCGTCGTGGAATACTTTTGCCCTTGCCATGCTGATTGGTCTCATTGGCGGACTCCTATTTGGGGTCGTTGCCTACTTTATGCGCGCAAAGCAAGCCCAAGTGGTTTCCCAATCTCAGGTTTACGCCGCATCTTACGAGGTCGTCACCGATACGGAAGTGGCCCGCGCGATTGAACTTTTGGCTGGTGTTCAAGGAAATATGCTCCGTAACCAAGAACGTGCCAATGAGCGTAGCCGAGAAGTACGTAACCGTCCTCCGCGCTACGGCGTGCGTCTTTCGGCAAAGGAAACCCCAGCTCCTACCGAGCCGAACCCCACTCCAGTCGATAAGCCCGGCCCTCGCCCTGTCTTGCCAGAACATGCAGTAGTGGATGTAGCCGAGGCCGCCACCGGTGCCATGCCAATCGTGGGACAGAGCGCGGGCGACGTTACCCCGCAACCAGTTCCAGGGGACCGTCAAGGAGCCGTTATGCTGACGCCTAGTGGTCGTCGTATTCCTTCCCGTCGTGAACGTGCCCGCCTAGCCCGAGAAGCTGCCGCTAAAGCAGAAAATGGCGAGGGCGTAGCACCGCAGCAAACAAGCGAAGAGGCATCTCGACCAGAAGGTACCGAAGCCCAGCCGGCTCAATCAGAACTGTCTGCAATGGCTGCCCAGGCAACTGAAGCTGAAGTTACCACCGAGGTAGAAACTGAACGTGTGGAGGCCGTGGCTGCAGCTAATGAAGCCGCCGACCAAGCTGTAAACGATGCCACTAGCGAAACCGCTGAAGCCGGCGAATCGGTCCAGGCTGAGGTGCCGGCCAAAGCCGTGACTGCCGATGAAGCCAACGAGGGCGAGCCCCCAGTGGAAGCGGAAGTAACCTCTGAAGTAGAAGCTGACCGCACCGAAGCAGTGGAGGAAGCTAATGAAGCTGCCGCACAAGCTGTGAAGACAGCTCCTGAGGCTACCGATGAAGCGGCTGACACGGAACAGGTAGGTGACCTCGAGGCTTCCAAGCAGGAGGCTGAAGATAAGCAGCTAACTGAACAGGGGACCGCAGCAGAAGCAGAAGCCGGCGAACCGGCCCAGGCTGAGGTACCGGCCGAAGCTGTGACTGCCGATGAAGCCACTGAGGACGACACTCCCGTGGAAGCGGAAGTGACTTCCGAAGTGGAAGCTGATCGCACCGAGGCCGTTGAGGCCGCTAATGAAGCTGCCGACCAAGCCGCTGAAACTGCAGCGGAAAACGCTGACCAGGTGATGGAAGCAGCCCCGGAGAGCGCCGAACAAGCCACAGTTCCCCAGAACTTGGCTAAAAGTTTGGGTGAAGTTGAACCGAGTGAAAACTGGGAAGCTCCCGCTGAGCTACAGTCCTTCGATCAAATCATTGCTGAAGGCAGCGACGAACTCGAAGCAAATAACTCGGAAAATCATGACGACAAGTGA
- the hisB gene encoding histidinol-phosphatase translates to MTTSEPAQGAKPILFVDRDGTLITEPADYVVDSFEKLHFLPHVITSLWQLQNAGWELIIVTNQDGLGDRYSWENFNGPHELMLDIFASQGVTFREVLIDTTYAREGKATRKPGTALVDHLRRDPNIDWNRSAMVGDRMSDAEFGHNLGIGAFVLSSPDPQLNCGTWTWPAITQHLLAGNPIPQQ, encoded by the coding sequence ATGACGACAAGTGAGCCAGCTCAGGGTGCCAAACCGATTCTTTTTGTTGATCGCGATGGCACCCTGATCACTGAACCGGCAGACTATGTGGTTGATTCATTTGAAAAACTACATTTTTTGCCGCACGTGATCACTTCCTTGTGGCAGTTACAGAATGCTGGTTGGGAGCTAATCATCGTGACGAATCAAGATGGGCTGGGAGACCGCTATTCTTGGGAAAATTTCAACGGTCCACATGAACTAATGCTGGATATTTTCGCTAGTCAGGGAGTCACTTTCCGAGAAGTCCTCATCGACACCACCTATGCGCGTGAGGGCAAAGCCACCAGAAAGCCAGGGACTGCCTTGGTTGATCATCTTCGTCGGGATCCCAATATTGATTGGAATCGAAGTGCCATGGTTGGCGACCGGATGAGCGATGCCGAGTTTGGGCACAACCTTGGGATTGGTGCCTTCGTGCTTTCCAGTCCAGATCCACAGTTAAACTGTGGCACTTGGACTTGGCCAGCCATTACCCAGCATCTGCTTGCCGGCAATCCAATTCCACAGCAATAA
- a CDS encoding aminopeptidase P family protein has product MTEQKKDDSKVEHAKGNEARSTNPYSQAFRDFIGTGWAPRPDFVDPNNRVKDFLPARHLRLGKLFEGERLVIPAGTYKQRSNDTDYRFRAHSAFAHLTGLGGELEPDAVLVLEPIANPTEDGPTHEAVLYFQPRASRSSQQFYADPRYGEFWVGPRPSLAEMEARTGLTCAPIDGLSDALAKNAGTVQLRVVAEADANVTNLVNEVRQNAGLAFGKDAADLDSEFERELSQLRLCKDEWEVEELQHAVDVTYAGFDEIIRNLPRAVDHHRGERVIEGAFGAVAREEGNGLGYDTIAASGNHANTLHWIDNDGPVKAGDLVLVDAGCEVDSLYTADITRTLPVDGKFTEAQAELYNAVLEACEASLEAANRPGAKFRDLHAAAIEVLVKHLDAWGILPCSAEESLSPQGQQHRRWMPHGTSHHLGLDVHDCAQAKRELYVDAELEPGMCFTIEPALYFREDDLFAPERFRGMGVRIEDDCVVRPDGKVERLSEDIPRTVKDVEAWIERIQNS; this is encoded by the coding sequence ATGACTGAGCAGAAAAAAGATGATTCTAAAGTGGAACACGCCAAAGGTAACGAAGCACGTTCCACCAACCCTTATAGCCAAGCATTCCGCGATTTTATCGGCACTGGTTGGGCTCCTCGCCCCGATTTCGTCGACCCAAACAACCGGGTAAAGGATTTCTTGCCCGCCCGCCACTTGCGTCTAGGTAAATTGTTCGAGGGCGAACGTCTGGTGATTCCAGCCGGCACCTACAAGCAGCGCAGCAATGACACCGACTACCGTTTCCGTGCCCACTCTGCTTTCGCCCACCTCACCGGTTTGGGCGGCGAGTTGGAACCTGACGCGGTTTTAGTCTTGGAACCAATTGCTAACCCGACCGAGGATGGCCCGACCCATGAAGCCGTGTTGTATTTCCAGCCTCGGGCTTCGCGTTCCTCTCAGCAGTTCTACGCTGATCCTCGCTACGGCGAGTTCTGGGTTGGTCCGCGTCCTTCCTTGGCCGAAATGGAAGCCCGCACTGGTTTGACCTGCGCCCCAATCGACGGCTTGAGTGATGCGCTGGCTAAGAATGCTGGCACTGTGCAGCTTCGAGTGGTAGCCGAGGCCGATGCCAATGTCACCAACTTGGTCAATGAGGTTCGCCAGAACGCCGGTTTGGCCTTTGGAAAAGATGCCGCTGACCTCGATAGCGAATTTGAGCGGGAGCTCTCCCAGCTCCGTCTTTGCAAGGACGAATGGGAAGTTGAAGAACTTCAGCATGCCGTTGATGTCACCTACGCTGGTTTCGACGAGATTATTCGTAACTTGCCTCGCGCTGTCGATCATCACCGTGGCGAGCGCGTAATTGAAGGTGCTTTTGGGGCGGTAGCTCGCGAAGAAGGCAATGGTCTCGGCTATGACACCATTGCTGCGAGCGGCAACCACGCTAACACTTTGCACTGGATCGACAATGATGGCCCAGTTAAGGCTGGCGATTTAGTGTTGGTTGATGCCGGTTGTGAGGTCGATAGCCTCTACACTGCCGACATCACTCGTACCCTGCCAGTCGATGGCAAGTTCACCGAGGCACAGGCAGAACTTTACAATGCAGTTCTAGAGGCTTGTGAGGCCTCTTTGGAAGCTGCGAATCGTCCAGGAGCTAAGTTCCGTGACTTGCACGCAGCCGCCATTGAAGTACTAGTCAAGCATCTTGACGCTTGGGGAATTTTGCCTTGTAGCGCTGAAGAATCTTTGTCGCCGCAGGGACAGCAGCACCGTCGTTGGATGCCTCACGGCACCTCGCACCACCTCGGTTTGGATGTGCACGACTGCGCCCAAGCAAAGCGCGAACTATATGTCGATGCCGAGCTCGAACCTGGTATGTGCTTCACGATCGAACCAGCCTTGTACTTCCGCGAAGATGACCTATTTGCCCCGGAACGTTTCCGTGGCATGGGCGTGCGAATCGAGGACGACTGTGTGGTTCGTCCAGATGGCAAGGTTGAACGTTTGAGTGAAGATATTCCACGTACCGTTAAGGATGTGGAAGCTTGGATCGAACGCATTCAAAATAGCTAA
- a CDS encoding DUF2809 domain-containing protein has protein sequence MLQDAWWRANKDKARQTGDMNEMGKAKGTEPIATGHKGARGSFLSYFGRLWGSENPWQGSTFRARGTEILWFYFPIFLWTLAFGLFGSSFRASVPQTANFFLTMFYALLVAIGLGGIFVLFGKNPRIAPWVAGLWCLAVECLQATQWLYPLLDKHRLLEFVFGRTFSFLDLLYYLPGILLAAYLIRTREN, from the coding sequence ATGCTCCAGGACGCGTGGTGGCGTGCAAACAAAGACAAAGCAAGGCAGACTGGCGATATGAACGAGATGGGGAAAGCTAAAGGAACCGAGCCAATTGCAACCGGGCACAAAGGGGCACGGGGCAGCTTCTTGAGCTATTTTGGTCGGCTATGGGGGAGCGAAAATCCCTGGCAGGGCAGCACTTTTAGAGCCCGAGGGACCGAAATCCTCTGGTTTTATTTCCCTATTTTTCTTTGGACGTTGGCCTTTGGCTTATTTGGATCAAGTTTTCGCGCAAGCGTGCCGCAAACTGCCAACTTTTTCCTAACCATGTTCTATGCTTTGTTGGTTGCGATTGGACTAGGCGGCATTTTCGTTTTGTTTGGAAAGAACCCTCGAATTGCTCCTTGGGTAGCGGGGCTCTGGTGTCTCGCGGTAGAGTGTTTACAGGCAACGCAGTGGTTGTATCCGCTTTTGGATAAACATCGTCTTTTAGAATTTGTTTTTGGACGAACTTTTAGTTTTCTCGACCTTTTGTATTATTTGCCGGGAATTCTACTTGCTGCTTATTTGATTAGAACCCGAGAAAACTGA
- a CDS encoding PHP domain-containing protein — protein sequence MPAQKIDLHTHSSYSDGTDTIEEMLQKAQDAGLTKMALTDHDTYEGWQEFSALGPKYGIDVLCGTEVSTKLDGHSVHMLAYGYQPGGELDAIFARACDSRRTRGQRMVEKLSVDYPITWEDVIAQTAGETTTIGRPHIADALVATGKFADRKAAFNGPLSPQSPYYASYWAPTPVDAIKAINASGGLAVIAHAFSITRRTSPSDEDIAAMVEAGLAGMERDHRDHLPEQRAHVDRLAKECGLFVTGSSDYHGLGKPNLLGENTTSIEVWEEICSRVSVITLK from the coding sequence ATGCCCGCACAGAAGATTGATTTACATACCCATTCGAGTTACTCCGATGGTACCGACACCATCGAAGAAATGTTACAAAAAGCGCAGGATGCCGGTTTGACCAAGATGGCTCTAACCGATCACGACACCTATGAAGGCTGGCAGGAATTTTCCGCCCTCGGCCCGAAATACGGGATTGACGTGCTTTGCGGTACCGAGGTTTCCACCAAACTAGACGGACACAGTGTGCACATGCTGGCATATGGTTACCAACCAGGCGGGGAACTCGACGCCATCTTTGCCCGGGCATGCGATTCGCGTCGTACCCGCGGCCAGCGGATGGTGGAAAAACTTTCAGTAGATTACCCAATTACTTGGGAAGACGTGATTGCTCAAACCGCCGGTGAAACTACTACTATCGGTCGCCCTCATATTGCGGACGCCCTCGTAGCTACCGGCAAGTTTGCCGACCGCAAAGCTGCCTTCAACGGTCCGCTATCACCGCAAAGCCCTTACTACGCCAGCTATTGGGCACCTACCCCAGTCGATGCCATCAAAGCCATCAACGCCAGTGGTGGCTTGGCGGTGATTGCCCACGCTTTTTCGATTACGCGGCGCACTTCTCCTTCTGATGAAGATATTGCCGCAATGGTCGAGGCCGGGCTTGCCGGGATGGAACGCGATCATCGCGATCACTTGCCCGAACAGCGCGCTCACGTCGATCGTTTAGCCAAAGAGTGCGGGCTTTTCGTGACCGGTTCTTCCGACTATCATGGCCTCGGCAAACCTAATCTTCTAGGTGAAAATACCACCTCGATTGAAGTCTGGGAAGAGATCTGTTCACGGGTGTCAGTTATCACCCTGAAATAG
- a CDS encoding ABC transporter substrate-binding protein yields MSTLITKPRLSLIALATATMMAMAGCGPAVPNSDGRSVGSDEVNGAPSATAEQSPEEANQPTTKVRFTMSWTANNNQTGVFVAQQKGWFKEAGIDLEVLPYSGQRPTEVISAGAADSGDTNAEAVLNAYINKMPVTMVHNTQQKPSYGILYLTDNQSIKSAKDLDGKKYADWGSGTIRQMVIDAVKNDGGKGQIETVNLAGPDAYTALNEGRVDFTTGFFTVEGLRAKAEGKPYTYLPFGQFQVPANPADIGIVLSNDFISKHPQAAEAFTKTVQKGYDYALEHPEESAELLVKANPDAKLDPELTKKIQEDLSRDYWRDAEGVTGHANLKTWQEYTDYMVKKGLLKDATGKVWDQPIDAGQLVSNEYLTK; encoded by the coding sequence ATGTCCACCCTAATAACCAAGCCTCGCTTGTCACTGATTGCCCTGGCAACTGCCACCATGATGGCGATGGCCGGTTGTGGACCTGCAGTACCAAATAGCGATGGCCGTTCAGTTGGTTCCGACGAAGTCAACGGTGCCCCCAGCGCCACGGCCGAACAAAGCCCAGAAGAGGCAAATCAGCCGACCACTAAAGTCCGCTTCACCATGTCATGGACCGCCAACAATAACCAGACAGGTGTCTTCGTAGCCCAGCAAAAAGGTTGGTTCAAAGAGGCGGGGATCGACCTCGAAGTCTTGCCTTACTCCGGCCAGCGCCCCACGGAAGTAATCAGCGCAGGGGCTGCCGACTCTGGCGATACTAATGCCGAGGCCGTGCTCAACGCGTACATTAACAAGATGCCAGTAACCATGGTGCACAATACCCAGCAAAAGCCTTCGTATGGCATTTTGTACCTGACCGACAATCAGAGCATTAAGAGTGCCAAGGATCTTGACGGGAAAAAGTACGCTGACTGGGGCTCAGGCACCATCCGTCAGATGGTCATTGACGCCGTGAAGAACGATGGCGGGAAGGGACAGATTGAAACCGTCAACCTAGCTGGTCCCGATGCTTACACTGCATTGAACGAAGGTCGAGTTGATTTCACCACCGGTTTCTTCACCGTAGAAGGTCTACGGGCAAAGGCCGAGGGCAAACCATACACTTACCTCCCATTTGGTCAGTTCCAGGTGCCGGCCAACCCTGCCGACATCGGCATTGTTTTGTCCAACGATTTCATTTCTAAGCACCCACAAGCTGCTGAAGCTTTCACTAAGACGGTTCAAAAGGGCTACGATTACGCCCTCGAACACCCAGAAGAGTCGGCTGAACTGCTCGTGAAGGCGAACCCTGATGCCAAACTTGATCCTGAACTGACCAAGAAAATTCAGGAAGACCTTTCGCGCGACTACTGGCGTGATGCCGAGGGCGTAACCGGCCACGCGAATCTCAAGACCTGGCAGGAATACACCGACTACATGGTCAAGAAGGGCCTGTTGAAGGACGCCACCGGTAAAGTTTGGGATCAGCCGATTGACGCCGGTCAGCTGGTTTCGAATGAGTACCTGACCAAGTAA
- a CDS encoding ABC transporter permease produces the protein MIEVFMKGLLRFAGKYLPAPLTAIVLVALWQLTATLSGANPRLLPSPQVVYSSWWADLSSWQTAWLATTFEVLVGMILGCLLGLGMGVLTFSSRFVRRSFYPLQLVAQTIPIIALAPLVLIWFGFSIWGKIALVALYASFPVTIATVKGMRQASLAQVEVAQTLGANQQWLRRHVYLPASWPQVFSGIKISATYAYGTAAMAEYVGAAAGLGVYLNAAKANFRTDLVFVTAITLALSTLGLFLLVWVLERLVVRYPLGEKR, from the coding sequence TTGATCGAGGTTTTTATGAAGGGCTTGCTCCGCTTCGCCGGCAAATATTTGCCGGCCCCGTTGACTGCTATCGTCCTAGTAGCGCTCTGGCAGTTGACGGCCACACTGAGCGGAGCAAACCCTCGCCTTTTACCCTCCCCACAAGTGGTTTATAGTTCCTGGTGGGCTGACCTGTCGTCGTGGCAAACTGCTTGGCTGGCCACCACTTTTGAAGTTCTTGTGGGCATGATCTTGGGCTGTCTTTTGGGGCTCGGGATGGGCGTTCTAACTTTCAGTTCTCGTTTTGTGCGCCGTAGCTTTTACCCCTTGCAGCTGGTGGCCCAAACCATTCCGATTATTGCCTTAGCCCCACTGGTGCTGATTTGGTTCGGTTTTTCTATCTGGGGCAAGATTGCTCTTGTCGCACTATATGCTTCATTCCCAGTCACGATCGCCACGGTTAAAGGGATGCGCCAAGCCAGTTTGGCTCAGGTCGAGGTCGCCCAAACTTTGGGAGCTAATCAGCAGTGGTTGCGCCGGCATGTGTATTTGCCGGCCAGTTGGCCGCAGGTTTTCTCTGGCATTAAAATCAGTGCGACTTACGCTTATGGCACTGCGGCGATGGCAGAATATGTGGGGGCGGCAGCCGGCCTCGGCGTTTATTTAAATGCGGCCAAAGCCAACTTCCGAACCGACCTAGTATTTGTTACGGCAATAACTTTGGCTCTTTCAACCTTGGGATTATTTCTGTTGGTTTGGGTCTTAGAGCGCTTGGTGGTTCGTTATCCCTTGGGAGAGAAAAGATGA
- a CDS encoding ABC transporter ATP-binding protein, giving the protein MSPDQALVSPAAGIEVSLKNLGFSYDDHSFWGRGRNTRWGSKRSGTQVLAELNLTLARGKTTAIVGPSGCGKSTLLRILAGLSTPSSGQIEINGQIVSDLSGYTALMPQTDALYPWLRVEDNVALASAIAGVDKGARRQSASAILTELGLEKWAKAWPVELSGGMRQRVSFARTLLSHRPLLALDEPFGALDALTREEIQNWFSSQVAKRGLTTVVVTHDISEAVRLGHAVVVLSERPARVVAAWQWPDLPDYQSSAGTLEASQRIAKVRAALSAN; this is encoded by the coding sequence ATGAGCCCAGATCAAGCATTAGTTTCGCCTGCTGCCGGCATCGAAGTGTCGTTGAAAAATTTGGGATTTTCGTATGACGATCATAGTTTTTGGGGCCGAGGACGAAATACTCGTTGGGGCTCTAAACGCAGTGGGACCCAAGTTTTAGCTGAACTAAATTTGACCCTGGCACGAGGAAAAACCACCGCAATTGTTGGCCCCAGTGGCTGCGGTAAATCCACCCTGTTAAGAATTTTAGCGGGGCTGTCCACCCCAAGTAGCGGGCAGATCGAAATCAATGGACAGATAGTTTCAGACCTAAGTGGATACACCGCTTTAATGCCGCAGACCGACGCCCTTTACCCTTGGCTACGGGTGGAGGATAATGTGGCTTTGGCTTCTGCGATTGCCGGAGTGGATAAAGGTGCTCGGCGGCAATCGGCCTCGGCAATTTTGACTGAGCTGGGGCTGGAAAAATGGGCGAAAGCTTGGCCGGTGGAACTTTCTGGGGGCATGCGACAGCGAGTTTCTTTTGCTCGTACCTTGTTGTCTCATCGACCGCTATTGGCTTTGGATGAGCCATTTGGGGCGTTAGATGCGCTCACTCGAGAAGAGATTCAAAATTGGTTCTCCAGCCAAGTAGCTAAGCGTGGACTAACCACGGTGGTGGTCACTCACGATATTTCAGAAGCGGTGCGCTTAGGACATGCCGTGGTGGTACTTAGTGAACGACCGGCACGGGTCGTGGCCGCTTGGCAGTGGCCCGATTTGCCTGATTATCAGAGCTCTGCAGGTACTTTGGAAGCGAGTCAACGAATCGCCAAAGTGCGAGCAGCGCTCAGTGCTAACTAG
- a CDS encoding potassium channel family protein, translated as MKRKALWQRSEKALKRWEHKLDTPLMIAAFAFFIAYAWSVLDTSLSPLEEQILFWTQIALWALFVIDYLVRLALCPEPWTFVKRNWFDLLVISLPMFRPLRLLQLLAVLRVFDRHAGNAMRGKVATYAIGTTLIVLIVSALAILDVERNAADTQIQTFPQALWWAIATVTTVGYGDTVPVSADGRVIAIALMIFGIALLGVVTGLLSSWIIQKVTEEDPEDETSQILQKMSEQEILIRELTQEVKALREGLSQQEEQAS; from the coding sequence GTGAAAAGAAAAGCTCTGTGGCAGCGTTCGGAAAAGGCGTTAAAACGTTGGGAGCATAAACTTGACACTCCCCTCATGATTGCGGCTTTTGCTTTCTTCATTGCCTATGCCTGGTCGGTACTCGACACTTCGCTGAGCCCCCTCGAAGAACAGATCCTTTTTTGGACCCAAATCGCTTTGTGGGCACTATTCGTCATCGACTATCTGGTTCGTTTGGCCTTGTGCCCTGAACCATGGACCTTCGTTAAACGGAACTGGTTTGACCTATTGGTCATCTCTTTGCCCATGTTCCGGCCCCTAAGATTGCTACAGCTGTTAGCGGTTTTAAGAGTTTTCGATCGTCACGCCGGCAATGCAATGCGCGGTAAAGTGGCCACCTACGCCATCGGCACCACCCTGATTGTGCTGATCGTTTCCGCTCTAGCCATTCTTGATGTTGAGCGCAATGCCGCCGACACGCAAATTCAGACTTTCCCGCAGGCTCTTTGGTGGGCCATCGCGACAGTCACTACGGTTGGTTATGGTGATACGGTTCCAGTTTCTGCCGATGGGCGCGTGATTGCTATCGCCCTCATGATTTTTGGAATTGCCTTACTTGGTGTGGTCACAGGTTTGTTGTCGTCTTGGATTATCCAGAAAGTAACCGAGGAAGATCCCGAGGACGAGACCTCCCAAATCCTGCAAAAAATGAGCGAACAAGAAATACTGATTCGCGAGCTAACGCAAGAAGTGAAAGCATTGCGCGAAGGACTCAGCCAGCAAGAAGAACAAGCTAGTTAG
- a CDS encoding DEAD/DEAH box helicase, whose product MSTNNSVSDDEVQETTPSAPSGVVDLSNAHAPSPELEVEADITDEDGSTANVHEKSFADFGVADHLVSALNDSGITYPFPIQALTLPVALGRQDIIGQAKTGTGKTLGFAIPTLQHVVAPDSDEYDKLLIPGAPQALIVVPTRELAKQVASEFITAASHSKIRVVEIYGGMPFEPQIEALERGVEVVVGTPGRLLDLLKRKVLALNAVHTVVLDEADEMLDLGFLPDVETLLARTPANRHTMLFSATMPGAVVALARRYMTRPTHIRAQDPTDQGATVKSIKQVIYRAHNLNKSEVLTRILQANGRGKTIIFARTKRTCAALAEELAGRGFKVSALHGDLGQGAREKSMVSFRDGTVDVFVATDVAARGLDIDDVTHVINYQCPEDEKIYLHRIGRTGRAGANGTAVTFVDWDDVPRWRLIDKALGLGCPEPVETYHTSEHLYTDLDIPRDAGAKVGEALSVKAGGSRNNNDRNGGRRSSDGRGRNGRRDSSSGGRGRDRRQGEAKREERTEGQKKARPARKRVRKYQQKED is encoded by the coding sequence TTGAGCACAAATAACTCTGTTTCTGATGACGAAGTACAAGAAACTACCCCCAGCGCTCCTTCTGGCGTAGTGGATCTTTCCAATGCCCATGCTCCCTCTCCCGAACTTGAGGTAGAAGCAGACATTACTGACGAGGACGGTTCGACTGCGAACGTCCACGAAAAATCTTTCGCCGATTTTGGGGTGGCTGATCACCTCGTCTCGGCGCTAAACGACAGCGGCATCACCTATCCTTTCCCGATTCAGGCGTTGACCTTGCCGGTCGCCCTCGGTCGCCAAGATATTATCGGTCAGGCTAAAACTGGTACCGGTAAGACTTTGGGCTTCGCCATCCCAACTTTGCAGCATGTGGTAGCCCCTGATTCGGATGAATATGACAAACTTTTGATCCCTGGCGCTCCTCAGGCCCTAATTGTGGTGCCAACGCGCGAACTAGCGAAGCAGGTCGCTTCCGAATTTATTACCGCCGCCTCTCACTCTAAGATTCGCGTAGTCGAAATCTACGGTGGCATGCCTTTCGAACCACAAATTGAAGCTTTAGAACGAGGCGTCGAAGTCGTCGTTGGTACCCCAGGTCGCCTCCTTGACCTGCTAAAGCGCAAGGTTTTGGCCCTAAACGCGGTGCACACCGTGGTTCTTGACGAGGCCGATGAAATGCTTGATTTGGGCTTCCTCCCAGACGTCGAAACCCTTTTGGCACGTACCCCGGCGAACCGTCACACCATGCTTTTCTCGGCTACTATGCCCGGTGCTGTGGTGGCGTTGGCTCGTCGCTACATGACCCGTCCAACCCACATTCGGGCGCAAGATCCTACCGATCAGGGCGCTACCGTCAAGAGCATCAAGCAGGTAATTTACCGCGCTCACAATCTCAATAAGTCCGAGGTACTCACCCGCATTTTGCAAGCAAACGGCCGTGGTAAGACCATCATCTTTGCGCGCACGAAGCGCACTTGTGCAGCTTTAGCAGAAGAACTTGCCGGTCGCGGTTTCAAGGTTTCCGCGCTACACGGCGACCTCGGTCAGGGTGCCCGCGAAAAGTCCATGGTTTCGTTCCGTGACGGCACAGTGGACGTCTTTGTTGCCACCGACGTTGCGGCTCGTGGTCTGGACATTGACGATGTCACCCATGTCATTAACTACCAGTGCCCCGAAGATGAAAAAATCTATTTGCACCGCATCGGCCGTACCGGTCGTGCAGGCGCCAATGGCACTGCCGTCACTTTCGTTGACTGGGACGATGTCCCCCGCTGGCGTCTAATCGACAAGGCTCTTGGCTTGGGTTGCCCAGAACCGGTCGAAACCTACCACACTTCCGAGCACCTTTACACCGACCTCGATATCCCGCGCGATGCCGGGGCGAAGGTAGGCGAAGCCCTCAGCGTCAAGGCTGGCGGATCACGCAATAACAATGATCGTAACGGGGGTCGTCGCAGCTCTGATGGCCGTGGCCGTAATGGTCGTCGCGACTCGTCCTCGGGTGGCAGAGGCCGCGATCGTCGTCAAGGTGAAGCCAAACGTGAAGAGCGGACCGAGGGGCAAAAGAAGGCTCGTCCCGCTCGCAAGCGCGTCCGTAAGTACCAGCAAAAAGAAGACTGA